One window of Mesoplodon densirostris isolate mMesDen1 chromosome 15, mMesDen1 primary haplotype, whole genome shotgun sequence genomic DNA carries:
- the LOC132503146 gene encoding mitotic-spindle organizing protein 2, whose product MAASGAGPGPGPPSGLEAALQKLALRRKKVLSAEEMELFELAQAAGGAMDPDVFKILVDLLKLNVAPLAVFQMLKSMCAGHRLASEPQDPAAAPLPTPSVPETRGRNKGSGALGGGPTLPERGVREGSSQRMPRQPSATRLPKGGGPGKSPTRSNT is encoded by the exons ATGGCGGCGTCGGGCGCGGGGCCCGGGCCGGGGCCGCCATCGGGGTTGGAGGCGGCCCTGCAGAAGCTGGCGCTGCGGCGGAAGAAGGTGCTGAGCGCCGAGGAGATGGAGCTGTTCGAGCTGGCGCAGGCGGCGGGTGGCGCCATGGACCCCGACGTGTTCAA GATCCTGGTGGACTTGCTGAAGCTAAACGTGGCGCCCCTCGCAGTCTTCCAGATGCTCAAGTCCATGTGCGCCGGGCACAGGCTGGCGAGCGAGCCCCAGGACCCCGCGGCGGCGCCCCTGCCCACGCCCAGCGTGCCTGAGACCCGAG GGAGAAACAAAGGCAGCGGTGCCCTTGGCGGAGGACCGACGCTGCCAGAACGCGGCGTCCGGGAAGGATCCAGCCAGAGGATGCCCCGCCAGCCCAGCGCCACCAGGCTGCCCAAGGGGGGCGGGCCGGGGAAGAGCCCCACGCGGAGCAACACCTGA
- the LOC132503051 gene encoding tubulin alpha-3 chain, with translation MPSDKTIGGGDDSFNTFFSETGAGKHVPRAVFVDLEPTVVDEVRTGTYRQLFHPEQLITGKEDAANNYARGHYTIGKEIVDLVLDRIRKLADLCTGLQGFLIFHSFGGGTGSGFASLLMERLSVDYGKKSKLEFAIYPAPQVSTAVVEPYNSILTTHTTLEHSDCAFMVDNEAIYDICRRNLDIERPTYTNLNRLIGQIVSSITASLRFDGALNVDLTEFQTNLVPYPRIHFPLATYAPVISAEKAYHEQLSVAEITNACFEPANQMVKCDPRHGKYMACCMLYRGDVVPKDVNAAIATIKTKRTIQFVDWCPTGFKVGINYQPPTVVPGGDLAKVQRAVCMLSNTTAIAEAWARLDHKFDLMYAKRAFVHWYVGEGMEEGEFSEAREDLAALEKDYEEVGVDSVEAEAEEGEEY, from the exons ATGCCAAGTGACAAAACCATCGGCGGTGGGGATGACTCGTTCAACACGTTCTTCAGTGAGACCGGGGCTGGCAAGCATGTGCCCAGAGCCGTGTTCGTGGACCTGGAGCCCACCGTGGTCG ATGAAGTGCGCACGGGGACCTACAGGCAGCTCTTCCACCCGGAGCAGCTGATCACCGGGAAGGAGGACGCGGCCAATAACTACGCCAGAGGCCATTACACCATCGGCAAGGAGATCGTCGATCTGGTCCTGGACCGGATCCGCAAACTG GCGGACCTGTGCACGGGCCTGCAGGGCTTCCTCATCTTCCACAGCTTTGGGGGCGGCACCGGCTCGGGCTTTGCGTCTCTGCTCATGGAGCGACTCTCGGTGGACTACGGCAAGAAGTCCAAGCTGGAGTTCGCCATCTACCCGGCCCCCCAGGTGTCCACAGCTGTGGTGGAGCCCTACAACTCCATCCTGACCACGCACACGACCCTGGAGCACTCGGACTGTGCCTTCATGGTGGACAACGAGGCCATCTACGACATCTGCCGGCGCAACCTGGACATCGAGCGGCCCACGTACACCAACCTTAACCGTCTGATTGGGCAGATCGTGTCCTCCATCACGGCCTCCCTGCGCTTTGACGGCGCCCTCAACGTGGACCTGACGGAGTTCCAGACCAACCTGGTGCCCTACCCCCGCATCCACTTCCCCCTGGCCACGTACGCCCCGGTCATCTCGGCCGAGAAGGCCTACCATGAGCAGCTGTCCGTGGCCGAGATCACCAACGCCTGCTTCGAGCCGGCCAACCAGATGGTCAAGTGTGACCCTCGCCACGGCAAGTACATGGCCTGCTGCATGCTGTACAGGGGGGACGTGGTCCCCAAAGACGTCAATGCGGCCATCGCCACCATCAAGACGAAGCGCACCATCCAGTTTGTGGACTGGTGCCCGACTGGGTTCAAG GTGGGCATCAACTACCAGCCCCCCACAGTGGTCCCAGGGGGAGACCTGGCCAAGGTGCAGCGGGCCGTGTGCATGCTGAGCAACACCACGGCCATCGCCGAGGCCTGGGCCCGCCTAGACCACAAGTTCGACCTCATGTATGCCAAGCGTGCCTTCGTGCACTGGTACGTGGGGGAGGGCATGGAGGAGGGCGAGTTCTCGGAGGCCCGGGAGGACCTGGCAGCACTGGAGAAAGATTATGAAGAGGTGGGCGTGGACTCGGTGGAAGCGGAGGCCGAGGAAGGGGAAGAGTACTGA